In Chryseobacterium sp., the genomic window GCTGATGCCCAATACCGCCTTGAGGATATTTCATCAATTTGGTACAGGAGGGCTTACAATATTGGAAAAGGATTAAAAGAAGAGCTGGATTCCAAGTTTTACGGAGCTGCGATGGGAGAGATCCGGAATACTCTTTTCGGTTTTTTTGAATCGGTGGATGCCTATTCATTAGGGAAACCAAGTATCTACAGAAGGTTGGACAGCAAGGAAGAACAATTGAAAATTGCCACTAAAATAGGATTGAATGTTCCTGAAACCTGCATTACAAATAATGCTGAAGAAGCCAGACAATTTATTCTGAAACATAAGAATGTGGTTGCAAAAATGCAGACCGGTTTTGCAATTTATGAAGATGGGGTAGAGAATGTAGTCTTTACCAATGTAGTCAGTGAAGATAAGCTTGAGGAACTGGATTCTCTGTTGTATTGCCCGATGCAGTTTCAGAGAATGATTGAAAAGAAAAGAGAGCTTCGTGTTACCATTGTAGGAAGAGAAGTATATGCCTTCGAAATCGATTCCCAACAGTTTGAGGATGCCAAAGTAGACTGGAGAAAAGACGGGATCAATCTTCTCGATAAATGGTCCAGAATAGAACTTCCTGCAGATATTGAAGAAAAACTGCTGGAGCTGCTGGATGTGTACCATGTAGATTACGGAGCCATTGATATTATTGTTTCTCCTGAAGATGAGTATTACTTCATAGAGATCAATGCGGCAGGAGAGTTTTTCTGGCTGGATAATCTTACCGAAGGAAACCAGATCTCCAAAAGTATTGCAGATGTTCTTTGCGATAAAGCACCGAGAAGAAATAATATGGTCATGGCTTAAAAAATAGCTTGTTTTTACTCGCAAAAGCAACAATGTTTTTATGATACCCTTGATAAACCGATCCTGCACGTGATTTGCCGCCAGGGGACGAGGAATCTTTACTGCTTCAATGGTGATATGCCGGAAAACCGGATATTTTCAGAAAGCCTACGTGTTTAAAAACTTTTGGCTTTTGTGGTTAATTCATATTGTCATTCTGTGGAATCTAAACGATCAAAATTTATGGTCGTTTACCCGATTCTGCAGAATGACAATTTGTTGATGGAGGTTTAAGATCCTGCTAAAATGAAGAATGATTAAGCAGTATCTGATCATTTTATCATCTTCAGAACGATAATATTGGTTAAATTAAGCTGAGTTTTGCTTTAAAAATCGCAAATTTGCAGAAGCAGTTTTTCAATCAGCTTTTACATAAGAATGAAGAATTGCCGGGTAAAAAATATTGTCATATTTTAGTCAGCAATCAAGCAACATAATTAATGGTTTTTGTAACAGGTGCAACCGGAATTCTGGGAAGAATAATTGTACTGGAACTTCTTAAAAGAGGTAAAAAGGTGCGTGCTTCCAAAAGACCGGGCAGCAATTTAAACGAAGTAAGGCATTCATACAGCTTTTATACTGAGAATCCTGATGATTTTTTTAATAAGATCGAATGGATAGATGTAGATTTTGATGATCTTAATACGCTGCAGGCCGCTTTGGAAGGAGTGGAGGAAGTATATCACTGTGCGGGCAAGGTAAGTTTTCATCCTAAAGATGAAAAAGAAATGTACCATACCAACATCAAAGGTACAGAAAACTTACTGTATGCCTGTGAAGGATCAGGTGTAAAAAAGTTTCTGCATGTAAGTTCCGTTGCTGTGCTGGATAATTTTAATGAAAAAGGCGAGTTGGATGAAGATTCTGACTTCAATCCAAAGCTTGAGCATTCAGCATATGCCATTTCTAAGCATCTGTCTGAAATGGAAGTCTGGAGAGCTTCTGCAGAAGGGCTGAACGTATCGGTCATCAATCCCGGAATGATCGTAGGAAGCGGCAACTGGAGCCAAAGCAGTGGTGAGCTTTTTTCGACTTTTGAAAATAACAGTTTTACATTTGCCGGAGGTTCCGCCTACGTAGATGTAAGGGACGTTGCCCAAATTGCGGTAGAACTGCTGGAACATAATATTTTTGGAGAACGCTTTATCATTGTTTCTGAAAATAAAAGATATGCAGAACTTGGAAAGCAGATCAGAACCCGGTTAGGACTTAAAGAGGCCAAAATACTGACAGAAGCGCAGCTCAATATCGGAAGACTGGCCAATACCCTTTTCGGATGGCTGATTCCCAAACTGAGAATGGTCACCAAATCAAATATTGAAGCCATTTCTTCATTCAATACCATTTCCAATCACAAAATCAAAGAGAAACTGAATTATCAGTTTATTCCTATAAAAGAAAGCATCGACTTTCACCTGAACAATTATATTAACGACAAAAAGCTGAAGAAATGAATCTGGCAGAGGCAATTATCCTTAAAAATGTAGAAAAACATCCTGTAAAAGCTGCCATTGGCTTTAAAAAGAAAGATGAAGCCTGGAAAGAGCTGAGCTGGAAAAAATTCAGTGAAATTATTTTTAAAACGGCCAATGCTTTGAAAGATGCCGGAGTTCAGGAAGATGACAGAGTCGCCATTTATTCAGATAACTCTTCTGAGTGGATGATCTTTGATCTGGCTTCTATGGCCATCGGAGCGGTCACCGTTCCGATCTATTCAACCAATAATGCCGAGCAGGCTGAATATATCATTAATGATTCGGGAGCTAAAGTTGTTTTGGTAGGAAACCAGGTTCAGTATGATGCCTGCCTGGATCTTTTAGCAAAAGAAAATAATAGTCTGGAAACCATTGTTGTTTCTAAGAAATCTGTATGGATAAAGAAAGAATTCAACAGTTTTTATCTTGAGGATTTCATTGCGAAATCTTCTCCAAAATCAGAAATCTGTAAAAAAGAAGATAACGATACGGCAACGCTGATTTATACATCCGGAACTACCGGTATACCGAAAGGAGTTATGCTTACTCATGGCAATTTTATCAAAGCCTTTGACTCCCACTTTGAATTTTTTACATTTAAAAACTTTGAGGAAGAACTGTCACTGGCATTTTTACCATTAAGCCATGTTTTTGAAAGAAGCTGGAGCCTGCTTTGCCTTTACGGAGGAGCAAGGGTTTATTTCCTTGAAGATCCTAAAAATGTAGCAAAGGCGCTGGAGGAAGTAAAGCCTACCACCATGTGTGCCGTACCCAGGTTTTTCCAGAAAGTCTATGCCGGAGTATTGGAAAAAGCAGAGGAAGGTTCCGCATTCAAGAAAAAAATATTTAACTGGGCTCTGAAGACAGGCTGGCAAACGGCTGAGCTGAGAAGAAATGAAACGGCAATTCCTTTTGGTTTGAAAATCAGGGAATCTATTGCAGATATGTTGGTGTTCAGTAAGATCAAAGCAAAAATGGGCGGAAGATTATGGTTTTTACCTTGTGGTGGAGCCTCTTTATCGCCGGAGGTTACCAAATTCTTTGAATCGGTGGGCATTCACGTAACAGTAGGGTATGGTTTAACAGAAACGACAGCTACCTTAACGCTTTTCCCTTTAACGCATTTTGAGCATGGAACCAGTGGGAAGCCGCTTCCGGGAGTAGAACTCCGTATCGGAGAAAGCGATGAGATCCAGGCAAAAGGAAACGGGATTATGAAGGGATATTACAACAGGCCTGAAGAGACCGGGAAAGTTTTTACTGAGGATGGCTGGTTTAAAACAGGAGATGCAGGGAAGTTTGATGATAAAGGAAACCTGATCATTACAGACCGTATCAAAGATCTGATGAAAACCTCCAATGGGAAATATGTGGCTCCGCAGCAGATTGAAAACCTGCTGACGAATAATAATTTTATCCAGCAGATCATGCTGATTGCAGAAGGAAGACAATTTGTTTCCGCGCTGATCGTCCCTAACTTTGAGTTCCTGCAGGACTTTATCAAAAAAAATAATATTCCTTTTACCAGCTGGGAAGAAGCGGTGAAAAATGATAATGTGATCAGCTTTTATAAAGACAAAGTTAAAGAATTACAAAGTCACCTTGCCGATTATGAGAAAGTGAAAAAATTCACCCTGATGCCGGCAGAATTTGATATCAATACAGGAGAAATTACTCCTACTTTGAAGGTCAAAAGAAATGTGGTGATAAAAAAATATGCCGATATTATTGAAAAGATGTATTAATAATAGAGCGAAGATAATAAACACTTAAGTGACAAGCTTTGTACTGATAAAGTCCACTTCAGTTTTATGGAAATCATTGATTTTCTTCGAACTTTTACAAGGCAAATTTAACTGCTCAAGTACGCTAAAGTGTTTAAAAATAAAGACTTTTGCGGTTACAATCAGGTTCTATCATTTAAATTAAACTATGACAACACAAGAATTTATAGGAAAACAAGACTTTACCATCCATACCCAAACCGTTTCAGAGAGCTGCCCGTCCAATATTGCCCTTATTAAATACTGGGGGAAATATGACAACCAGATTCCTGCAAATCCAAGTATCAGTTATACCTTAAATCATTGTAAAACGAATACCTCCATGGAATTTATCGCAGATGAGGCTTTCTCTGTTCAGACGTTCCTGGCTGGAAATGAAGAAGTGAAGTTTGCTGAAAAAATAGAAAAATACTTCAGAACTATCGAACGTTACCTTCCATGGATTTTAAAGGGAAAATATATGATCCGAACTGAGAATACCTTTCCGCATAGTTCCGGTATTGCCAGTTCTGCTTCAGGATTTGGAGCAATCGCAAAGTGCCTGATGAGTCTGGATGAAGTATTTACAGGAAAATCTTCGGAGGAAGAATCCTTGAGAAAAGCTTCATTTTTAGCAAGATTGGGAAGTGGAAGCGCATGCAGAAGTTTATACAACGGGCTTGTGGTGTGGGGAGAGACGGATGAGGTGGAAAATAGCTCAGACTTATTTGCTGTACCGTATCCCGATGCTGAAATCCATGATATTTTTAAAAATTTTAACGACTGGGTTTTACTGATCCATGAAGGGCAGAAAAGTGTTTCTTCAACAGTGGGACACGGACTGATGAAGACCAATCCTTACGCGGAAAGAAGATTCCAGGAAGCCAGGGAGAATTTTGTTCCGATGAAAGAGATCCTGAAAAGCGGGAATATGGAACAGTTCATTACATTGGTTGAACATGAGGCATTGACGCTTCATGCGATGATGATGATGAGTGATCCCGCCTTTATTCTGATGAAAACGGGAACGCTGGAAGTGATCAATAAGATCTGGGATTTTAGGAGGGATACAGGATTGTCTCTATTCTTTACCTTAGATGCGGGCGCCAATGTACATCTTTTATTCCCGAACGGCGGCTCAGAAGAAAAAATCACAGCATTTATTGAAGAAGAGTTGCTTCAGCATACCCAGAAGAATGGAGTAGTGAAGGATATAATGAGGTTTTAAAAAGTAAGTATACTATATAAAAGACGGCCTCAAAAGCAGGTGTTGGCAGAACATAATTTTGTTGATACTGCTTTTGAGGCAATTTTTTGTAAAACTTAATCCTCAGTTACTACTGCATCACGATCTCCGCTTTCTTGTATTCCTTCCTGTATCATTTTTTCAGCTTCGGCCTGCTCTTCTGTACTGGCGGTCTGTATAAGCTCTTCCTGTTCATCATTGTGGTGATCTATTAAAAATTCACAGTATACCGGAAGATGGTCTGATCCAAAATTTTCCAGTGTCTTAAGCTCTTTGATAAAGATATCTTCACTATGAAACATCAGGTCTATAGGAAACCTCAGCAGGCGATATTTTGCATGAAAAGTAGAAACAAAAGCATGGCCAATCCTCGGATCAATCAGGTGGCTTGTTTTTCTAAAAAGGATAGATGATTTTGACCATGCCACATTATTAAAGTCGCCCACTACAATGACAGGCTTTCGGAGATCCTTTACACATTGGGCCGTGCTAAGAAGATCACCATCTCTTTCCTTTGAGGTTTCCTCTTCCGTAGGACTTGGCGGCGGTGGATGAACACCGAAAAAAACAAAGGAAAAACCATCATCAGTCTTCATGTGAATTTCAATGCTCGGAATGTCATCTGCCACGAAATAATGTGTTTTTGCTTCTTTGATGGCAACCTTCGAGTAGAAATGCATTCCATATGTATTTTCAAGCGTCACTTTATGTTGGTATGGATAATCTTCTTCAAGAACTCTCAAACTTTTTTCCCAATCCCCATTACTTTCCATTGTCATGAAAAAATCCGGGCTGTATTTTTCAATAAGGCTGATAAATTGGTTGTAGTTCTTATTGAACTGATATACATTGGCTGATACAAAATGCAGCTTTCCGGAAGATTGGTGATGCTGTT contains:
- a CDS encoding MvdD family ATP-grasp ribosomal peptide maturase, translated to MDKILIITHTADNFSIEKVTEYIEKNNAEVIRFDVDLYPLQNKLSTIFQDGEWVSVLETADAQYRLEDISSIWYRRAYNIGKGLKEELDSKFYGAAMGEIRNTLFGFFESVDAYSLGKPSIYRRLDSKEEQLKIATKIGLNVPETCITNNAEEARQFILKHKNVVAKMQTGFAIYEDGVENVVFTNVVSEDKLEELDSLLYCPMQFQRMIEKKRELRVTIVGREVYAFEIDSQQFEDAKVDWRKDGINLLDKWSRIELPADIEEKLLELLDVYHVDYGAIDIIVSPEDEYYFIEINAAGEFFWLDNLTEGNQISKSIADVLCDKAPRRNNMVMA
- a CDS encoding NAD-dependent epimerase/dehydratase family protein; protein product: MVFVTGATGILGRIIVLELLKRGKKVRASKRPGSNLNEVRHSYSFYTENPDDFFNKIEWIDVDFDDLNTLQAALEGVEEVYHCAGKVSFHPKDEKEMYHTNIKGTENLLYACEGSGVKKFLHVSSVAVLDNFNEKGELDEDSDFNPKLEHSAYAISKHLSEMEVWRASAEGLNVSVINPGMIVGSGNWSQSSGELFSTFENNSFTFAGGSAYVDVRDVAQIAVELLEHNIFGERFIIVSENKRYAELGKQIRTRLGLKEAKILTEAQLNIGRLANTLFGWLIPKLRMVTKSNIEAISSFNTISNHKIKEKLNYQFIPIKESIDFHLNNYINDKKLKK
- a CDS encoding long-chain fatty acid--CoA ligase; amino-acid sequence: MNLAEAIILKNVEKHPVKAAIGFKKKDEAWKELSWKKFSEIIFKTANALKDAGVQEDDRVAIYSDNSSEWMIFDLASMAIGAVTVPIYSTNNAEQAEYIINDSGAKVVLVGNQVQYDACLDLLAKENNSLETIVVSKKSVWIKKEFNSFYLEDFIAKSSPKSEICKKEDNDTATLIYTSGTTGIPKGVMLTHGNFIKAFDSHFEFFTFKNFEEELSLAFLPLSHVFERSWSLLCLYGGARVYFLEDPKNVAKALEEVKPTTMCAVPRFFQKVYAGVLEKAEEGSAFKKKIFNWALKTGWQTAELRRNETAIPFGLKIRESIADMLVFSKIKAKMGGRLWFLPCGGASLSPEVTKFFESVGIHVTVGYGLTETTATLTLFPLTHFEHGTSGKPLPGVELRIGESDEIQAKGNGIMKGYYNRPEETGKVFTEDGWFKTGDAGKFDDKGNLIITDRIKDLMKTSNGKYVAPQQIENLLTNNNFIQQIMLIAEGRQFVSALIVPNFEFLQDFIKKNNIPFTSWEEAVKNDNVISFYKDKVKELQSHLADYEKVKKFTLMPAEFDINTGEITPTLKVKRNVVIKKYADIIEKMY
- a CDS encoding diphosphomevalonate decarboxylase → MTTQEFIGKQDFTIHTQTVSESCPSNIALIKYWGKYDNQIPANPSISYTLNHCKTNTSMEFIADEAFSVQTFLAGNEEVKFAEKIEKYFRTIERYLPWILKGKYMIRTENTFPHSSGIASSASGFGAIAKCLMSLDEVFTGKSSEEESLRKASFLARLGSGSACRSLYNGLVVWGETDEVENSSDLFAVPYPDAEIHDIFKNFNDWVLLIHEGQKSVSSTVGHGLMKTNPYAERRFQEARENFVPMKEILKSGNMEQFITLVEHEALTLHAMMMMSDPAFILMKTGTLEVINKIWDFRRDTGLSLFFTLDAGANVHLLFPNGGSEEKITAFIEEELLQHTQKNGVVKDIMRF
- a CDS encoding endonuclease/exonuclease/phosphatase family protein; this translates as MWIVYLIMAMLLLVLTILPKIQNSHWVFRVPEFAKIQITYLIFFTFILGFLVDSSGYFWYYQGLLAVLFIHHGHTLVKYTPLYPVKKHQQHHQSSGKLHFVSANVYQFNKNYNQFISLIEKYSPDFFMTMESNGDWEKSLRVLEEDYPYQHKVTLENTYGMHFYSKVAIKEAKTHYFVADDIPSIEIHMKTDDGFSFVFFGVHPPPPSPTEEETSKERDGDLLSTAQCVKDLRKPVIVVGDFNNVAWSKSSILFRKTSHLIDPRIGHAFVSTFHAKYRLLRFPIDLMFHSEDIFIKELKTLENFGSDHLPVYCEFLIDHHNDEQEELIQTASTEEQAEAEKMIQEGIQESGDRDAVVTED